The proteins below come from a single Halobacteriovorax sp. DA5 genomic window:
- a CDS encoding thiamine pyrophosphate-dependent enzyme, with amino-acid sequence MSQYRILNGNELIIQGALEAGFNLYTGYPGSPLADYFNILYSKKKEFHEKGIRVVIANSEANAAAMASGVKQAGRDCIVAMKSMGLHVASDALSVGNFANPARPKIVDGKEVYPATVICVGDDPWSMSTSTAADSRYLFKHLHMSFLEPSNPKELKDWIAKAKEISSKTSLYQGLLLTTFLAEGGGRVECFDEAPIDGNLIDIDPSTFDLQKNVMVPPNSLLADVSMIKERFPKLQSVLKEMALDQVFGKSNADIGFISSGVIFETLKQCLEEGEYLDHFSLYKVASSFPLVDDILVPYLKGLKKLVVVEEKRGFLEGEIRSLCQKHGLILDIVGKDFKDGDGFPAFGGLSYEIISEKLEALKDYLEIGQCKSLAFEERNFGEILPKRLPTFCPGCPHRETLSLLKDLRRWLKAQDIDLITHGDVGCYSLSFLPPFGEMHNLSAMGQGGALGAGMDLFTKNPSVVLMGDSTFFHSGLTDISNSVQADHDITYILLDNDNTAMTGHQMTPASQVNVEGSKRPKQDMLNIVQNLGVKVAKEVNPSDRYFYQNLMREFVVQKGVKVIISNKECSLTYQAKVRAKERGQIKDKGVLAQKTFYQINTSACEDCRVCIEETGCPGLTQVMDAYGTKMAIDPTICVADSYCTKMKACPSFEKVVVKGYHPTMYRDSDLSHLTYDLKEFETKKTFDAIASGDTWRMVVTGVGGSGITTISKIIANACVEMAGRNDLDFKFMDQKGLAQRNGNVTGHMSICHKDKSMGAVTPRGGSDVLLSPDLLDGIGQLGFLKTENAVAIFDDSYQVPLSILLDKGESEESLTRAKLIEKVRSKGDDRIILVPLKKWCDLFFGKAVYASSMILGYAFQLGLVPFGEDDLLGALKKSMKPAEIENNIASFKLGREMASLGTEAFEAKYKNLVVKNKDPLDLAIESVKASLLPWHNSTYIINKFRQHLDQAIVDINWMSRKDLIQIIHDQYIYNRGKETTEFISGARAVGTIVDEENKVLATRVLAKTFIVKDEVMVAHLMLSPFLKQMEESIYSFLGKSYTKERINRPSFDIFGKKIEFDISPKDWQLKIMRHFRILRSVLPAWHAKEREIGSKVRNYLFNGIQKIEAKNSQYHALKLLDNIKGYREVRYTNAQRVFKELEIN; translated from the coding sequence ATGAGTCAATATAGAATTCTCAATGGGAATGAGCTAATCATTCAAGGTGCTCTTGAAGCTGGTTTTAATCTTTATACTGGATATCCAGGATCACCGTTAGCAGATTATTTTAATATCTTATATAGCAAGAAAAAAGAGTTTCACGAAAAAGGTATCCGTGTTGTTATTGCAAACTCGGAGGCCAATGCAGCGGCCATGGCCAGTGGAGTAAAACAAGCGGGACGTGACTGTATTGTTGCCATGAAATCAATGGGACTTCATGTTGCAAGTGATGCTTTATCCGTTGGTAACTTTGCCAATCCTGCGAGACCTAAGATAGTCGATGGAAAGGAAGTTTATCCTGCTACTGTTATTTGTGTTGGAGATGACCCTTGGTCGATGTCCACTTCAACTGCAGCTGATTCAAGATATCTTTTTAAGCATCTTCATATGTCTTTTCTAGAACCTTCAAATCCTAAAGAGTTAAAAGACTGGATTGCTAAGGCAAAAGAAATTTCTTCTAAAACAAGTTTATATCAAGGATTACTTCTAACGACTTTTCTTGCTGAAGGTGGTGGAAGAGTTGAGTGCTTTGACGAGGCCCCGATTGATGGCAATTTAATCGATATCGATCCTTCAACTTTTGATCTTCAAAAAAATGTAATGGTTCCACCAAATTCTCTACTTGCTGATGTGAGTATGATTAAAGAGCGCTTTCCAAAACTTCAAAGTGTACTTAAAGAGATGGCCCTTGATCAAGTTTTTGGAAAATCGAACGCAGATATTGGCTTTATCTCAAGTGGTGTTATTTTTGAAACACTTAAACAATGCTTAGAAGAAGGTGAGTATCTTGATCACTTCTCTTTATATAAAGTTGCTTCTTCATTTCCACTTGTTGATGACATCTTAGTACCTTACTTAAAGGGCTTGAAGAAGCTTGTTGTGGTTGAAGAAAAGCGAGGTTTCTTAGAGGGGGAGATTCGCTCTCTTTGTCAGAAACATGGACTTATTCTTGATATCGTAGGAAAGGACTTTAAAGATGGTGATGGCTTTCCTGCATTTGGTGGGCTTAGTTATGAGATCATCAGTGAAAAACTTGAAGCACTGAAAGACTATCTTGAAATTGGCCAATGTAAGTCATTGGCATTCGAAGAAAGAAATTTCGGAGAGATTCTTCCAAAAAGACTTCCGACTTTTTGTCCAGGTTGTCCACACCGTGAGACTCTTTCTCTTTTAAAAGATCTTCGTCGTTGGCTAAAGGCCCAAGATATTGACCTTATCACTCACGGTGATGTTGGTTGCTATTCGCTTTCATTCCTACCTCCGTTTGGAGAGATGCATAACTTATCTGCAATGGGGCAAGGTGGTGCTCTTGGAGCTGGGATGGATCTTTTTACAAAGAATCCTTCTGTTGTCTTGATGGGTGACTCAACTTTCTTTCACTCAGGCCTTACTGATATTTCAAATTCAGTTCAAGCTGATCACGATATTACTTATATTCTTTTAGATAATGATAATACGGCTATGACTGGGCACCAGATGACTCCTGCTTCTCAAGTTAACGTAGAGGGAAGTAAGAGGCCAAAGCAAGATATGTTAAATATCGTTCAAAACCTTGGTGTTAAGGTGGCCAAGGAAGTTAACCCTTCTGATCGCTACTTTTACCAAAACCTTATGCGTGAATTTGTTGTACAAAAAGGCGTTAAGGTTATTATTTCAAATAAAGAATGTTCTCTTACTTACCAAGCAAAGGTAAGAGCTAAAGAGAGGGGACAAATTAAAGATAAGGGTGTGCTAGCGCAAAAGACTTTTTATCAAATTAATACTTCTGCTTGTGAAGATTGCCGCGTTTGTATTGAAGAGACAGGTTGTCCTGGATTAACTCAAGTGATGGATGCTTACGGAACTAAGATGGCAATTGACCCTACTATTTGTGTGGCCGATAGTTATTGTACAAAAATGAAGGCCTGCCCTAGTTTTGAGAAAGTTGTCGTTAAGGGTTATCACCCGACAATGTATCGAGATAGTGATCTTTCTCACTTAACATACGATCTTAAAGAGTTTGAAACGAAGAAGACATTTGATGCCATTGCTAGTGGAGACACTTGGCGAATGGTTGTAACAGGTGTTGGTGGTTCAGGGATTACTACAATCTCTAAAATTATTGCAAATGCATGTGTTGAAATGGCCGGCCGTAATGATCTTGATTTTAAATTTATGGATCAAAAGGGCCTTGCTCAAAGAAATGGAAATGTAACTGGGCATATGTCGATTTGCCACAAAGATAAGTCAATGGGAGCGGTTACTCCACGTGGTGGATCTGATGTACTCTTAAGCCCTGACCTTTTAGATGGTATTGGACAACTTGGATTTCTAAAGACTGAAAATGCTGTTGCAATTTTTGATGATTCGTATCAAGTGCCTCTTTCAATTCTTCTTGATAAGGGGGAGAGTGAAGAAAGTTTAACTAGAGCTAAGCTTATTGAAAAAGTTAGAAGTAAAGGTGATGACAGAATTATTCTTGTGCCACTTAAGAAGTGGTGTGATCTCTTCTTTGGTAAAGCGGTCTATGCTTCAAGTATGATTCTCGGTTATGCATTTCAATTAGGTCTTGTTCCATTTGGTGAAGATGATCTTCTTGGGGCCTTAAAGAAGTCGATGAAGCCTGCAGAAATTGAAAATAATATTGCTTCGTTTAAGCTTGGGCGAGAAATGGCTTCTCTTGGAACTGAAGCTTTTGAAGCTAAGTATAAGAATCTTGTCGTAAAGAACAAGGACCCTCTCGATTTAGCAATCGAGTCTGTAAAGGCGTCACTACTTCCTTGGCATAATTCTACTTATATTATTAATAAATTTAGACAACATCTTGATCAAGCAATTGTTGATATTAACTGGATGAGTCGCAAGGACTTAATTCAGATCATTCACGATCAGTATATTTATAATCGCGGTAAAGAGACGACAGAGTTTATTTCTGGGGCCAGAGCAGTGGGAACTATTGTTGATGAAGAAAATAAAGTTCTTGCTACACGTGTTCTTGCTAAGACATTTATCGTTAAAGATGAAGTCATGGTTGCTCACTTAATGCTTTCTCCTTTTTTAAAGCAAATGGAAGAGAGCATCTATAGCTTCCTTGGAAAGTCTTATACTAAAGAGAGAATTAACCGTCCTTCATTTGATATCTTTGGAAAGAAGATTGAATTTGATATTTCGCCAAAAGATTGGCAATTAAAAATTATGAGACACTTTAGAATCTTACGTTCTGTGCTGCCTGCTTGGCATGCAAAAGAAAGAGAGATTGGTTCTAAGGTAAGAAATTACTTATTTAACGGTATCCAAAAAATTGAAGCGAAGAATAGTCAATATCACGCCCTTAAGCTTCTCGATAATATTAAAGGTTACAGGGAAGTTCGCTACACTAATGCGCAAAGAGTATTTAAAGAGTTGGAGATCAATTGA
- a CDS encoding enoyl-CoA hydratase/isomerase family protein — translation MSEFKNIIIEKEAFTGMITINREEVYGALSREAKLEIIKAIRDLNRDSEVGCIILASKGKGFCTGQDLNDRTVQAGEKPVDLGVTLETEWNPLVNAIKSSKKLVIAAVEGVVAGAGVSVALACDLIVAKPGIKFVSGFSKLGLCPDAGSTHMFTQALGPKKAMEYFLFNAPLTSEQLESAGLINKVSEEALTDAKAWAGQINAMAPLSVKAIKENINVAIDSTSKESMERETAYQRFLGNSEDYKEGLTAFFEKRQAKFLGK, via the coding sequence ATGTCTGAATTTAAGAATATTATTATCGAAAAAGAAGCCTTCACAGGTATGATCACAATTAACCGTGAAGAAGTTTACGGCGCACTTTCTCGTGAAGCAAAACTTGAAATCATCAAGGCCATCAGAGATCTAAACCGCGACAGTGAAGTTGGCTGTATTATTCTTGCTTCAAAAGGCAAAGGATTTTGTACTGGACAAGACTTAAATGATCGCACAGTGCAAGCTGGAGAAAAACCAGTTGATCTTGGAGTAACACTTGAAACTGAGTGGAACCCACTGGTTAATGCAATTAAGTCATCTAAGAAACTAGTTATCGCAGCAGTTGAAGGTGTCGTTGCAGGAGCCGGTGTTTCCGTAGCACTTGCATGCGACTTAATCGTAGCAAAACCAGGGATCAAGTTTGTTTCAGGTTTTTCAAAACTAGGTCTTTGCCCAGATGCTGGATCAACTCATATGTTCACTCAAGCACTTGGCCCTAAAAAAGCAATGGAATACTTCCTTTTTAACGCTCCTTTAACAAGTGAGCAATTAGAGAGTGCAGGACTTATTAATAAAGTAAGTGAAGAAGCATTAACAGATGCAAAAGCATGGGCCGGGCAAATTAATGCCATGGCACCTCTTTCAGTAAAAGCGATAAAAGAGAATATCAATGTTGCAATTGATAGCACTTCAAAAGAATCGATGGAGCGCGAAACAGCTTACCAAAGATTCTTGGGAAATAGTGAAGATTATAAAGAAGGCCTAACGGCGTTCTTTGAAAAGAGACAAGCAAAATTTTTAGGAAAATAA
- a CDS encoding EthD family reductase → MYKLIAIYKIPNDIDAWEKHYAQVHTPLVKKVPSMKELRLNRITGTPRGASDLHVIAEMVFENKDDFKVGMSSEENMACGKDLFNFAKEIVSIHFAKEEVITL, encoded by the coding sequence ATGTACAAGTTAATCGCCATTTATAAAATTCCAAACGATATCGATGCATGGGAAAAGCACTATGCGCAAGTTCATACTCCACTTGTAAAGAAAGTTCCAAGTATGAAAGAGCTTCGCTTAAATCGCATCACAGGGACTCCTCGTGGAGCAAGTGATCTACATGTAATCGCAGAGATGGTTTTTGAAAATAAAGATGACTTTAAAGTAGGAATGAGTTCTGAAGAAAATATGGCGTGTGGAAAAGATCTATTTAATTTCGCTAAAGAGATTGTTTCAATTCACTTCGCTAAAGAAGAAGTAATCACTCTTTAA
- a CDS encoding enoyl-CoA hydratase-related protein — translation MSNILCEFPYNDHEHIALVKLNRPKVLNALSTDLMRELVDKLFELDDNPQVRVIILTGDERAFAAGADIAQMVEATPIDQINDNRFRSWQQLAQITKPIIAAVNGYALGGGCELAMHCDFIIAGDSAKFGQPEISIGTTPGAGGTQRLTRALGKSKAMMLCMTGEMFGANQALDWGLVAKVVPSTTLLQETFETAKEIANKAPVAIKLIKESVNKAFEMSLSDGVDFERRNFYLTFASSDQKEGMRAFLEKRSPEYKGN, via the coding sequence ATGAGTAATATACTTTGTGAATTTCCATATAACGACCACGAGCATATCGCCCTAGTTAAGCTTAATCGCCCAAAGGTTTTAAATGCTCTTTCAACAGACCTAATGCGAGAGTTAGTTGATAAGCTTTTCGAACTTGATGATAACCCACAAGTTCGTGTCATCATCCTTACTGGTGATGAACGCGCATTTGCTGCTGGTGCAGATATTGCACAAATGGTTGAAGCGACTCCAATTGATCAAATCAATGACAACCGCTTCCGCTCATGGCAACAACTCGCTCAAATAACAAAGCCAATCATTGCGGCCGTAAATGGTTATGCTCTAGGTGGTGGATGTGAGTTAGCAATGCACTGTGATTTCATTATTGCTGGAGATAGCGCAAAATTTGGCCAACCAGAAATTAGCATTGGGACAACTCCTGGTGCAGGTGGAACACAACGCCTAACACGAGCTCTAGGAAAGTCGAAGGCAATGATGCTTTGTATGACAGGTGAAATGTTTGGTGCAAACCAAGCACTTGACTGGGGCCTAGTTGCAAAGGTTGTCCCTAGCACGACTCTACTTCAAGAAACTTTTGAAACCGCAAAAGAAATCGCAAATAAGGCACCAGTTGCAATTAAGTTAATCAAAGAATCTGTAAACAAGGCCTTTGAAATGTCACTTAGTGATGGTGTTGATTTTGAAAGACGCAATTTCTATTTAACTTTTGCAAGTAGTGATCAGAAAGAAGGTATGCGTGCCTTCTTAGAAAAGCGCTCACCAGAGTACAAAGGAAATTAG
- a CDS encoding Phenylacetic acid catabolic protein codes for MAAREYTQEELQLFEDIQNGKKFDKGDELPPLYKKALRNLLWMQHDSEYSGALGYAPWIEKAPTMQEKVVVAQIVKDEMRHASVCYRLLKGLGEDVDSHIEKSELGFKMPEDEAQIGFQRLKDDYRVNIFYYGINFWEDFILFNFLMDRAAGHQLEDTLDSSYLPWKKGIEGIYKEEIMHLAHGDKWIKILAEGDNKEFLQERLNIWWPRVMNVFGSTKGRSNDLYVKLGLKKRTNAVVRDVFVKEVEELCEQAGLVLPIYDEDAQPQRQ; via the coding sequence ATGGCAGCAAGAGAATACACTCAAGAAGAACTACAATTATTTGAAGACATTCAAAATGGTAAGAAATTTGATAAGGGAGATGAGCTTCCTCCACTATACAAGAAGGCCCTAAGAAACCTTCTATGGATGCAACACGATTCAGAATATTCTGGGGCGCTTGGATATGCACCATGGATTGAAAAGGCACCAACGATGCAAGAAAAAGTTGTTGTTGCTCAAATCGTTAAAGATGAAATGAGACATGCTTCAGTTTGTTACAGACTTCTAAAAGGTCTTGGTGAAGATGTTGACTCACATATCGAAAAGTCAGAACTTGGATTCAAAATGCCAGAAGACGAAGCACAAATTGGATTCCAAAGATTAAAAGATGACTACCGTGTAAATATCTTCTACTACGGTATCAATTTCTGGGAAGACTTTATTCTATTTAACTTCCTAATGGATAGAGCTGCTGGCCACCAACTAGAAGACACTCTTGATTCAAGCTACCTTCCTTGGAAAAAAGGAATCGAAGGAATCTATAAAGAAGAAATCATGCACCTTGCTCACGGTGACAAATGGATAAAAATCCTTGCCGAAGGTGACAACAAAGAATTCCTACAAGAAAGACTAAATATCTGGTGGCCAAGAGTTATGAACGTATTTGGTTCAACAAAAGGTCGCTCAAATGACCTATATGTTAAGTTAGGACTTAAGAAGAGAACAAATGCTGTTGTTCGCGATGTTTTCGTAAAAGAAGTAGAAGAGCTTTGTGAACAAGCAGGCCTAGTTCTTCCTATCTACGACGAAGATGCACAACCACAAAGGCAATAA
- the hppD gene encoding 4-hydroxyphenylpyruvate dioxygenase: MNSKISPENPLGVLAIDHLEFTCDSLDTATKDLFYTFGFSKTYEKQSESKELFTQGQVRFLLTAQKGGHAQDYFKAHGEGVSTISFLVEDCEHAYKTAIERGAESLQEVVITENEHGIYKSARIKGFGDVANEFIERPRTFFRPGFTKLEEDPKARPLGSRVARIDHLTNNVPKGEMKKWVEFYDRVYGFKVTRYFDIKGSKTGLNSEVVQLPKGEVIIPINEPKEAGGKDQIQEFLDRHNGAGVQHIALTCGDILTTVKDLRERDIKFLDIPHSYYEGIAGRGINVTEDLVELEDRQLLVDGDEEGYLIQNFTDTYVGPLFFEFIQRKNHNGFGEGNFQALFDAIERDQIARGYLD; encoded by the coding sequence ATGAACTCAAAAATTTCTCCAGAAAACCCTCTTGGGGTCCTGGCCATTGATCATCTCGAATTCACATGTGATTCACTTGATACGGCCACAAAAGATTTATTCTACACATTTGGTTTTTCTAAAACATATGAAAAGCAAAGTGAAAGCAAAGAGCTATTCACTCAGGGACAAGTTAGATTTCTTTTAACGGCACAAAAAGGTGGCCATGCGCAAGATTACTTCAAGGCTCACGGTGAAGGTGTTTCAACAATCTCATTCTTAGTTGAAGATTGTGAGCATGCTTATAAGACAGCAATTGAGCGTGGTGCTGAGTCACTTCAAGAAGTTGTTATCACTGAAAATGAGCATGGTATCTACAAAAGTGCTCGCATTAAAGGCTTTGGTGATGTTGCCAATGAGTTCATTGAAAGACCTCGCACATTCTTTCGTCCAGGGTTTACGAAACTTGAAGAAGATCCAAAAGCGCGCCCTCTAGGTTCACGTGTTGCTCGTATTGACCACTTAACGAATAACGTTCCAAAAGGTGAAATGAAGAAATGGGTTGAGTTCTATGACCGTGTTTATGGTTTCAAAGTAACTCGCTACTTCGATATTAAAGGTTCAAAAACTGGACTTAACTCAGAAGTTGTTCAACTTCCAAAAGGTGAAGTCATTATTCCAATTAATGAGCCAAAAGAAGCTGGTGGAAAGGATCAAATTCAAGAGTTTCTTGATCGTCACAACGGTGCTGGAGTTCAGCACATTGCTTTAACTTGCGGTGATATTCTTACAACTGTTAAAGATTTAAGAGAAAGAGATATTAAATTTCTTGATATCCCTCATTCATACTACGAAGGTATTGCTGGGCGTGGAATTAATGTTACAGAAGATCTAGTAGAGCTCGAAGATCGTCAACTTCTAGTTGATGGTGATGAGGAAGGATACCTAATCCAAAACTTTACTGACACTTATGTTGGTCCACTATTTTTTGAATTTATTCAAAGAAAAAATCACAACGGTTTTGGTGAAGGAAATTTCCAGGCCCTCTTTGATGCTATTGAAAGGGACCAAATCGCAAGAGGATACCTGGATTAG
- a CDS encoding TonB family protein — MKHRLWFFFFALSLVTHAVIFFSNIRKGEQQMRRERIGIDVQIKAHAIKQEKQNKKEVEKIEQKPRKSVQAKEESSKSEQQQVVTNNTFENQIVHFEAPIYPRSARRAAIGGSVTISLIVGVDGKVVDVKILKPADYTAFNEAVLSVAKQWQFKPQKIQNTYTKKIVFTIE; from the coding sequence ATGAAGCATCGTTTATGGTTTTTCTTTTTTGCACTAAGTCTAGTGACTCATGCTGTTATATTCTTTTCAAATATAAGAAAAGGTGAGCAGCAGATGAGGCGCGAGCGCATTGGTATTGATGTCCAGATTAAGGCCCATGCTATAAAACAAGAAAAGCAAAATAAAAAAGAAGTTGAAAAGATTGAACAAAAGCCGCGAAAAAGTGTTCAGGCTAAAGAGGAGTCCTCTAAGTCTGAGCAACAACAGGTTGTGACAAATAATACATTTGAGAACCAAATAGTTCATTTCGAGGCCCCTATTTATCCGCGATCTGCCAGAAGAGCTGCGATTGGTGGCTCCGTGACTATCTCCCTTATTGTTGGTGTTGACGGGAAAGTTGTGGATGTCAAAATTTTAAAACCTGCTGATTACACAGCTTTCAATGAAGCAGTACTAAGTGTTGCAAAACAATGGCAATTCAAGCCTCAGAAGATTCAAAATACATATACTAAAAAAATCGTGTTTACTATTGAGTAA